The Oreochromis aureus strain Israel breed Guangdong linkage group 16, ZZ_aureus, whole genome shotgun sequence genome includes the window TTGCAGGATCAAGAAAAGTGTGATAACAAGTGGCAAAGTCATCTATGAAACATCAATAATGCCATGTTGCTGTAATTGTGGACCAAAAGGACCAAAAGTGAAATCTCTGTTTCCCATAAGTAAAGCCAACTGCAGTGTAATAACACAACAGACAACCCATTAAAACCAGGAGCACAATCTCTTCTTTACTAATAAGCAGAAATCACGAGTGATCAGATCTCTGTCCTGCAGCAGTTCTTATCTCCTGACATTCTTTAAGCCCTTGTGCTGTTTTTATTATACAAAACATGAGTCCATTCCGTGGTACTGTGCTTGTCTGAGGAGACATGTCActgatgtaaataaaaagcagtCATCTTCTTGCTGGCTTGAGAGATTTTCAGTCACAAACAAGCATGCAGTCAAGTGCTGATatcgtttttctttgtatttgttttttttcctctataaaGTAAGTTTCAATCTAATGCTGCATCTTAAACTAACATCACTCGAAGAAAGATGAAGATGGTTGTTGCATGACATAATATATTTTCTGTGTGTATAGAAATGTGGCAGCTATTcctttttgtatatatataaaaagcagCTATATGCTGAGGTAGTATTTTGCCTTTGGGGTGAGAGTGGATGTGGCTTAGACTTGGtggctttcttttctttacttaGGCCTTAATTACAAGCCAACCTAGGAAACTTTCATAGAGGAAATGGAGAAACACTGATTTGGGTTCAAGAAACATAAAAGAGTAAGGGCGGTCATTGCAGTTCCGTTATTTTGGAAATAAACACGTTGCTATATTAATCTTTTgacgttttttttcctcctttttccgCAGAAACATTTAGAATAAGATGAAAGAGACGGTCATGCTGTGAATTTAAATCGAATGAAAATGAGGAGGTGGAACATGCTGGTAGAAAGAAATCGAATTTGGGGGCGTTCCTCTTTCGCCTTTAAAGGGGGAACTTGACACTGTCAGATTATGGGAATTTCTCTTCCCGGAGATCTGGCCAGCAGGGGGGcaaacttttttctttacttttttctttcttaaatctTCCTCAGCTACTTAATGTGTTTCAGTGCAACCCACCTCAGTCTGACCAGTTTCCTGTAAAGAACTTTCTAGTGAAAGGGGTGTTGCAGAGTGAACTGGCAACCGAACGTCCCGGGGCAGGTCCTGACATTGCGTCGCCAAGAGTCCGGAGGCTGAGGTCTGTGTGGACGTTTCTGGGAAAACCTCTAGAGCTCCGTTTTGCTAAAGGGGAGACCTGAGAAGAGGCAGATTCGCTTTTCGTCTGCACAGTCTAAGCGCAGGTTTCCAGCTCAGACTGTCTTGCATTTTGAGGGATCTTCACTATTTTTGAAACCAGAAGACTTATTGTTGTGGGAAATAAACAGAGCCCGAAGAATAATTTGACTAGTTAAGAAGTAATTAGGGCGTAAACAAATTTTGCATTTTGGAGATGTGACGTGGTCCTTAACTTTTCACTCTAGGACTTTATTGAGTGTTTTCCGCGGTGAGAGATTTTTTTCTGTGCCACTTGTGGATGTTTGCAGGTTATAACTGCGATGATCGACGCTCCTGATCTTCTGTTCTGTGAGTTGGAAAGGAAAGTGCTACTGAGATGAAGTTGTAGATCTGTGCTCTGAACTCTTCTCGTATTCGTATTGTTTGCCAGATTAAAGGCAGACAGCAACGTGGATTTCCTCAGTAGAAGTCATGCTCTGAAAGTGGTCACTGGCAGATTATGTGCCGATGCCGCGCGCGCTGCACGTTTTCATCTGGAATTAATTGATTGTCACCCTCAGATGCGCTAGAGGCACACAGGTTCAAGGATCCACCACTGGATCTTTGCATTTACGATAGTGAGTGTTTAGCCTACTTTAATTTCACACAACAATGAGGGGTTTTGTTCTCAGTTTAGCTTTGATATATCTGCTTACCTGGACCCAAGCCGACAAACAGACTCACCTCAAGCGGGTGCAACTGCGCCGACGCTTACAGGGACGTTTGCGCCCTGGATATGCTTCGGCAATCTCGGTGCATAGCAACAAAAACGCACAAAATGTGCAGGCCGACGAGGCGATTCCGCTTACCGCCAGGTCGGGGAACCTGGAGGGGGCCAAGAGAGCAGGAGGCCGGTTGCGAAGGATAGGGACGAATGGACAGATTGGCTTATCCCGTCAACTGACAGATGAAGGTACTCCAGGAGCCAGAGCCAGAGTTACCCGCATGCCCAGCAGCGCCGGGTCACCAAATCTGCTGGCCAGCTTTGCAGGAAAAAATCGAGTCCTCGTTATCTCGGCGCCCCATGACTCAGACGGCTACTACcgactgatgatgtcacttcTGAAGCCAGATGTCTACTGCGAGCTGGCAGAAAGACACGTCCACCAGATAGTCATGTTTCATCAGGAAGGAGAGATGGGAGGCAAGGTCCGGAGAATAACAACAGAGGGGAAAGTGATGGAGGAGCCACTAGATACTGCACTCATCCCCAGACTAATGAGCTTCCTAAAACTAGAGAAAGGTAAGAAAGGAGACGGCACAAGCCTCTGTCGCAGCTTGTGCATGGGTCAAAACATCATTGCAGGTGCTGATATTAACCATATCATATGCTTAATCTATTAATGTATTGATCTGCAGGCAAGTTTGGAATGGTGCTTCTGAAGAAAACcctgcaggtggaagagagataCCCCTACCCTGTGAGGCTGGAGGCCATGTATGAGGTCATTGACCGTTCACCCATGAGGAAGCTCGAGAAGCTTCGCCAGAAAGGCTTCATCCAGAAGTGTAAAGGAGCAGGTGTGGAGGGACAAGTGGAAGAAGGCACACTTGCAGGTGAGAATGATCatgataaacatttttttcaccatGTTTGTTTTCACAGCAGGGAAAGTCAcactttttagttttaaaacttATTAATTAACATTGAACCTTTCTAATATATAGCCATGGTGCAGTGATTACCACATGTGCCTTATAAACAAAAGATCTTTGGTTTGAGACTGGGAGAAGCTGCAAACAGACTTGTATAATCTTAGTGTCAGTCCCCAGCCTGGATAAACTACCTGGTAACACCAGGTAGGGCAGCCATGAGCCAAAGTCAACACTGAACCTTTCCTCAGGTTGGTTTTCACTTGCCCAGTCTTCATGTAAGTAATCTAGACCAGTTTGAATAATGCGAATAATGGCACTCAGTGTTTTCAGAGGGCTGGCATCTAGATTTGTCAGCTGTTACAGTGTTCACAGTGCCCTTCTATAAACTACAACAACTTCCTCACTGTAAAAACCTTTATGGTACTGTGCTATGTAGAATATAGCTTTTACTAAGCAACACTGTCAGTAGTTTATTACTATCTCAGATTACTTCCTAAAAGATTCTGTGCCATTATAATGCATTGCCAGCTGAACCTTAACCCTACTCTTAGTCACGCAGTCTCTTAAAACCACCTCATGCACAAACAACGAACAAATTCTAAACACCAAATAACTGAAAAACTCTCACAACACTGTTAAATCCAGGATTTAaaccaaagaagaaaatattgtgTTACACTGTAAAATTATGTCGTATCTTGctgttcatattttttataATATTGTTTACAGTATGCAGCTGtagtcagaaaaaaaagttgagtACAGTATATTGCCGTACTAAAATTCCTGTAGTTTtacaaggattttttttttttgttttttttttttacagcatacACTGATGACGCATACCAATGCATAAATCTTCTATTAAACTTTGTTACATAAGTACAATGTAATATGTTACATTTAATGGAATCTGCTCAAATTAAATTTACTTAAATAGTATACATTCAGTTTATACAAAGCATATTTTCCTTAGGAATTTACTATTTCAATTAAAagttttgaatttgaatttaaattaaTCTTAAATTGTATTCAGTTTCGTTTTATTCAAAATATTGCTTCATGTTTATTAGGgtgaataatcttttttttatttgagtgTATGCAAAATGAAACGTTTACCTGTGATCTCTGTCTCCATCTTGCCAGTTCCTGACACACCGACaataaaactaaactcaaaTAGCAAAACAACCCGACCTACtacaaccaccaccacaacaacaactacacaaccaaccacaaccactacaacaacaacaacaacccagcCCACGACCACCACTATGACTACTACGACAACCAGagcaacaacaactacaaccaaAGCTATAACTACAACCAGAAAAcccaacaccaccaccaccacaaaaaGGCCCACTACTACCACTACTCAGAAAACGACCAGAGCTCCTACCACAGCCCTGTGGCACCCACTGCCAAGAACTACCGCTGATCCATACTACTACAAccacagagagagggagcggTACCCACCAAAAACCACCCCAGCTGGAGATAACCGCACTGACAAACTCAACAGAGATCCACACAGCCGCAAGCTACCCATCACACATAGACTCCCAAAGACCAAACCCACCAAGAAGAAGAACGGTGGAGACAAGGTAATCTGTaacattcattttaaagataGATTTATTGGATTGACTTTGTATTTTAACAGGTTTCAGATTCATGTTATTTATAGAATACAAAGCACCTGGGTATATATTGGTGCTAAAACCATACATTACAtaaatttataaataatatcCATGAGTACATATGCAGCACACTTCTTGCTGATTACTTCAATTGCTTTTCATTGGAGCTTTTCAAATGAAATAGGTGTTTAACAGCCAACATAACTCATTTCGCCATCATTTTTTGTGTGGTTACCACGACACCGGCTCAAGACCAAATCATTCTCACGGTGTTTGAATCagtgaagaaaatgaaaaataatgtcTGCTTTTGTGCGCAGGTGTTGACTAACGAGTATGAAGACAAGTATGAGCCTAGCAAGCCAACAGCAAGCAATCCAGAGGAGCCAGAAACCATCTCTGTTATCACTCCTACCAGGAAAGGAAAGCCCGATAAGCatgacaagaagaagaaaaagaatgacAAGGGTGCCAAGAAAGCCGAGAGAAGAGGAAAGCCAGGGAAGGAGGGAAAGATCGGgggaaagaaaaatggaaagaaGGTGTCAAAGTACCGGGAGAAAGTGGACTATCCAAAGCCCACTAAAAAGCCAACGCCACCACCAAAGGGTGCACTTGTCTCCTTTCtggattactttgaaaacaggagGCGGCTGCTGGTGAGAGCATGACATAATATTCACAGTTCATAAGAGGCTCTTTCACCTGGCAAAACTCCAGGTTTCGAGCTTTAGCCAGAGGGAAATGTCAGGACTCAGAGCACCATCGCTAAGTGTGAGGACAGGTTTAACATTTTGGCCAAAGTGCTTATTTGATTTCTTGCCAAAATACAAATGAATACAAATGTCAGACTATGGGCATCTGTAACAGTTGCTTATTAACCTATTGTATTTCAAACACAGCCACTTCCTGATAAGCAGAAGGCATGGACTTCTCTGCACCCAGCCAAAAATGGCTCCAACAGATGAAGCATGATATGTGATTTAATTTCTGATTTAGCATTACCTCAGTAATTAATTGATGTTGCCTCCTTTCTGTAATAATATAATTATCTCCTCAGTAATTAACTGAGTTTTCTGTCAAAGACAACTATCAGCCagctttatgctaagctaactgGCTGATAGCTGTAACTTCATATTTCCCAAACAAACTTGAGAATGGGATCAATCTCTTCATCCAACTTGCAGCAAGGAAGCAAATAAGCAAAATTCCCTAAAATCTCAAACAGTTTCTTTAAAGAAACACATCAGCACTACAGTAGTGACTGCAGCTATAAGAGAAATTAAAAGACACAGCCATCAGTGATCCAACAGACATGCCtgccaaactcattttacatggaattagtgctttttttttcttgacttaAAGTTTTGATTGACTTGATAGGTTTTAAGTTGGGAAGTTGAGCATTACACAATTCAATCACTGAGCAGCTGGCAGCGTGGAGCAGAAGGAAGTGACCTACAGTTGGTGCGGCTCCAATAAGGAAAGAGTTTGTTTTCCAAGACAGAGTACTGAAACTCACATCTGGACAAATAATTTACTGTTGATTAATTTTTCACTAGTCAACAAATGGGTAAGCACCTCTGTACCAATTATTGTACAGTGTCACTTCTTTATAGTGAAGTGGTAGGTAGCACAACCATTATCCAGGTATTTGACTGACTCCACAGCTGTGAGCTAACAGACTGTGCAGCTCTGTTTTGCAGCCAGTATAGATTCTTATCACAGTGGTGCTGTGAACAGGCTGGGAAAATATGCCCCATCGTCCGCCTGCAGGTTAATGTAAACATCACCTCAGCAGCacactgtatttgtgtgtgtgtgttgttcataGCATACACAGGATACTCTAACCTCCATGTTTCCACTCCCTCCCTTCCTCCAGCTGATTACATCCCCCAGTGAGGAGAACAGTATGTATGTTCAGCAGAGGGATGAGTACCtggagtctgtgtgtgagatGGCCATCAGGAAAGTGTCTATCATAACTATTTTTGGCTCTTTGACCAACTCCACCATGAAAATCGACCACTATCAGATAGGTAAGTAGTTCCATATGCAGTATGTGACGGTTCaatacgtttttgtttttttgcttcttgTTTTGACATGGTATATGCCACAATCGCTATTAACTGTAGTAAGTCTTTGAGTTGCTGAGCCAGGCACCTTTTTTTGAATAGTTCACGTGGCTCTCAATTTGGAGCAGATGTTTTCTGGACGTGCAGCATTTCTCAACTGCAACATtttgaaacaatgaaacatttttgaagTTTCCAGCACTGAAGATGGATTTCCCAAACAGCCCTTACACGCAGCAAAACACTGCAGTTAACCAGCAAAAGGCTGTAATTCTAAAACAAAGTCATGTTTCCGCTGTCAGTAAATCTTCCTTAGGATGACAAAGTCATCGAAGATCCAGCTAAATGCTTTTCCTGTCATTTTAAGAGCTGCAGCTTTTCTGTTCTACTTTGTGAAGACACAGAATACTCACATGTAGTATGAGGAAAACAATATTAAACCGGTAACACAACAGAAGGAACTGTGcaccacacacaaaaaaaaataaataaataaaaaatatgtaaactagCAACACAGAACAACAAACCACTTAGTccaggtttatttttattgcaccgATTTACAACAACGACCATCTCAAGTTGTTTTATATactaaagaccctacaatacaaGAGAGAACCCCAATGATCAGATACCCTGCAAGCAAACATTTggtgaaagtgggaaggaagaactcttTAACAAGAAGAGATTTCTGACAGAACCACCTAAGGGTAAGACAGTTGTGGGCAAGTGAGGAGAACGAGGACAAGCAAAACCTGCTGCAGAGAAGACAAATGGTGAGCAGAGAAGCTCAGAGTGTTGTTCAGTGCGATGCTCAGAGTGTTTTGCAAAGTCCCCCATCAGCCTGAGCCCACAGCAGCATGACTGAGGGATGATTCAGGGTTTCCCGATCCAGCCCTGACTGGAAGCAATATGAAAGAATGTAAGAAATATGATCTGTCTTTCTAGTCCTGTATTTGAGATCAGTAGAAGGCTTTGGGAGGCAAAGGTAATGTTATCTAGAGGAAGTTAGTGAGTTAGGCACTGCGTTTCTGAAACATCAGCCCACTTTGTGTATTAGTATACTATTGTAACAAAACAATGATGGGAATCAGTGTCCagccacatgttctcactgacCTCACCACTAAATCTCCTTCAAAGTGTAACTCTCTCTTACACCGGAGGGTTGTTGATAACAGTTGTAGCATTGAAAAATGTTTGGTTATCACCAAAAAGGAAAGCATTTTTGTTTGACTTTAACACTTTCTTGACTACTCAAGCCTGCTCTCTACTTAGCACTGAAATAAACAGAGTCAGGCATTCTCTCATAAATGtaagtttgcatgtttttaggAATTCAGCAGACGTGATTCGCCTCAGAATACTACTTTTCCTTTTAAACCTTCAGGGGAAATGATGTTGTGTGAGTGCTGTCCGTACAGAGACTGTGGCAAGGGAAAGTGTCTCCTGCCACGTCTGCTGTCCTGTCCTTGTTTTACCTTCCTCACATTATGTCAAACTAGATGTGTTCAGCAGAGATCTCTGCTCCCACAGTGACATCCAGAATGCACACCGACTCTGCCAAAGCCACAGTGTTTTGTGCTTCTCTGTGCAGGTGATATTAAACAGTGTTGACCTCTGAATTCAGTGATGTTAGATTCGGCTCATTTACCATAATACTGTTGCTTATTTTAGTAATTATACTGTATTTGTAGCTAGAGGTAGGAATTCCTTCAGCTTCCAATCCAAAATGTGATGAGTTCAGCAGCTATGAAGTACAGGAGTCTGTATAACATGTACCAGGAGAGCAAACCAGAGTGCATACCTTTCCTGTGCATCATCTCCTGCGGAGTTGATGTGtaagctggagacatttaatTCATcacacccacatgcacacagagagcAGTTATAACAGTGCTTGAAAACCTACTTGTTCAAATGCAACAAAACTGCTGCCGTTTTTGTGAGATGTGCATTTGTGCTTGGCTTCTATTTTGAGACATTTTATAGCCGTCTCAAACCAGAGGCTGCGGTTGATGTGTGTTAACTGCTCTTTCTTAAGCTTTATAAGTCTGTCACTCAATGTGCAGATGAGGTTTTATCcagacatgtttttaatgtagtCACATTGTTGTGACCCACCTCTGTTGGTAAGTCTTCATTTTAATTATGAAGGCGTGATTTAAGTTTAGGTTAAGGTAAGCAACAGTATGTAAATGAATCTCAAGAAAGTAAATGGAAGTCAACATAAGAGTCCTTGGAAATGAGAGACACGCACCGTGTATGATAATGTAAAAACAGCTGGTCCTTTCAGCATTGCTCCTCTGGTTACAGTGACTTCATCTTTGGGTTTTAGCCTGGTTAGCCAAGTGTATGTTTTGCATACAGACCATATTAAAGAGTGTTTgctgtacatatctgtgtgtacAGTCTGTCTTTTGCCACCTACATGTACTGGGGGTTTCCTGATGCGATTGCTCATACACATTACACAGCACAGAGTGGGCGAACCAGCCACCAAGAACACACTGTTCCATGGTCTGTatgtcacgcacacacacgcgcgtgcacgcacacacacggaAGGAGCTATGATTAAAGGCTTTGGTCTGCATAAACACCAGCTCCATTAGACTTCTGAGACATCCAACCCTTTTAGATCTCAGTTGCTGTTTGTCCCCGATTCATTCTGCATGCTTCAGTTCTGCTCTTCACTCAAGAGTCTAATTTTTAAACTTGTCAGACAAATTTGTTAAAGGAgcagtttttttaaatcagcataGATTTAAACCACAAGAGGAGTAAGCATGTTAACTGGGAAACAATTGCTCTTCGTTTTACGTTAAGAAATACGACTAACATGTCTTAAGCCGTTTTTGTATCTGCCCTGTACTTTTCTAGCCCTTTGAAGCCTTAACCATTTAAATAATtgtcagaaaaaaacccaacaatcagaagGCGCAGATGAGCAatcacttggtgacagtgagaagagaagaagaaaaaaaaaaaaaaaacacaacaacaacaacaacaaaacaacaacaacaaccctcAGGTTCAGTgagaggcagccatctgccgcaacCGACTGgcggtgaggggagggagacatgACAGAAGACAGATTAACCAATAGTGTGCAGTTTTCCTGAAACCAAAGTGTTCCCAGGATTTAGAAGCATCTCTTGCTGTGTCTAACaccgaaagaaagaagaagaacggGTCAAATCTTTTCCTGATTTTTCTAATCTGATATTCCGAACAGTATATTAGATTTACATTTTGGACTTTTGGACCACTTCACTAAGATTCCAAATATAATAAATGTTATGTTCCTTTGATTTTAACAGTTAATTGATTTTCTTTAAAGGGGAAATTAGACGGATTCAATATCTACCTGCCTACTTTAAAGGGAGTACTAATGTGCCTTTATTTCTCCAGAGAATGACAAGCCTATGAAGGGCCTTCGTCAGGAAGACCTGGTGAACCAGGATCTGATCACAGAACTGAGGAAAGAGTTTGGCATGACCTACGAGGAGTTCTACATGGTCCTCACAGACACTGACATGAGAGTCAAGGTAGAGACTTACTCTTTCTAAGCAGTATAGGAGTATTATGTGAAGGCTGTGGCTCTATAGTGTTGTGGTTTGCACATTTGCCTAACAAGTGAAAGAACTCTGTTTAAGTACCAGGAGGAGAAACAAATCCCTTGAGAGCTGTGTCAGGAAGAGCATCAAATAGGCCAAATTAAACATACAAGTCTACCTGTTGTAGTGACTTGTGAATAATTTAATTCAGGTTTAGTTAAATAGTGCCAGACCACAGTCACATCAAGGCATATTATATTGATAATAAAGGGGCAGCCAGAAGTAGCTAGTATGTGATGGGCAGCCCCATAACAGAATTAGCTTGTTGAACACTTAAATTAATGCGGTGCGAATTCAGAAAGCATACAACTCAAGCTGTTTTTTCACTCTAAAATGTAAAGATGTCCCCTAAATGAACCCCACACActcagatttttgttttaaaaatgtgaaaagttaTAAACATATACTCACTGAATGTGATGGTGTCGAGGAAGCAGGTTGGGAGGTGAGCTTTTTTGAGAACTGCTCATTAAAACAATGAGTGACTGaagtgatttttcagaaaaagaaagaaaaaaacagctaaaaaacccacagacaatacagaaatacaatgaagaaaaaacatgaCTTGCTACCTCTGTCAGATCCAGTTAAATGCTGGACCCCTCTGCAGTTTCATGCTGTGATGAAATTCTTAAAAAGTTAACTCTTTTTGGGCAGCTCTTATATTTCACACCAATTTCAAGTCCTGTTGGAGGGACTTGGGAATGCATTACTGTCAATATCCTCTCAAAGAGCCATATACATGTGTGTACCcttgtccttgatccaacacagctgatttaaatggctaaataacctcctcagcatgtcttgaagttattgagaggcctggtaatgaaccaatcatttgattcaggtgtgttgacccagggtgagatctaaaacctgcaggacaccggccctcgaggcctggagttgatctagaggaaaaaataatgagAGAGAATAATCTTTAGCCAAAATATGAGAACTGTCATTAATGTGCCTGTAAAGCTTGAAGCAGAGAGATAAACAGCTGTAGAGATAGGCAAAGATAATGTGGATGGGCATACAGATATATCTAGTGTTCACTTGATATGTCTACACTTGGTTTCTACTCCAAATTAACTTTGTTTTAACTGTTGCAAATGCTATGGTGAGATACCAAAATTAAATGGTCTTCTTTTAGTAAACtgtttagaaaacacaaaacaaggtgttgaaaaataaatgagtaaatatatatttgtaatCCATCAGTGCCCAATAAGCATGCAGAGAGGTACATACGTGTAAGCTAAACAGTCTAAACATATGATGTCAAAAACCTGTGTCTAAAACCCCAAAAACCTCAGCTCCATGTTATGTTTAGGACTAATTAGTACATGCTAACAAGATGGTTAGTATGATAGTGATGTGTTGTCATTGTGAGTAATTTATAATAGCAGGCTGACACTAACTTTTAGGTTCAAGCGCCACCATCAGTCTCAAAGAGCCTTTAACAAGCGTTTGCAGTGTAAGTTCTTCTCAGTCAGCTGCACTGTAAATAGCTGACATGACATGAGGAGAAGAGAAGCAATGCAGGGAAATGGAAAACATTCATAAAAGATTTCCCCCTGTAGATTAGTCCACGTAACAGAGCCAGCATCGGTAAATGCTTCTTTTTAATGTCTGTTCTGACTCAATATTTGTAAAATATTGTGAAAGTGAGGGCAGTACCGGTTATGGCTGTTACACATGTACatacaaaaaataagaaagaaccAAGTAGAGCACAATGTAACCAATGCAAAGTGCCTTCGGACGTACACACACATCCAAAGGCATTTCTttggaaacaggaaaaaacacagaagaagaccCAGGAAAGCAGATACGTCATGTTCTAGTTGACTAATTTCAAAACTAAGTTACAGCGTTCTTGGACAAGACCGTTATCATGTAGCATATTCACCAAGACTGCATGATCAGCTGTGTCAAAAGTCCTGCCTTCCTGGAACACAGCCTTAAGGGATTCAGTCACTGAATTGTGAAAGACCTCTAAATATACTATGGTATTTTAACAGGGAGGATTTTAATCATACTTTTCTGCTTGCCCTTTTACATAGTCCTGACTAATACTTTTAAACAGCCTTGATTCACAGCACTGCTGTTGGTCGGTTGGTCCTCTTCCAGTGTTCACTGATTCACAACTTATCTGCTTACACTTCCATTtaatctttctctttttctctgccCTCATACTGCCAACATGGTGCTTTTACTAAAACACTGTTTTAATTCACACAACATGACATTTGCTCAACATCTGTGTATGagagtctgtgtgcatgtgccaGGATAAATCACCAGCCTGTTTTTCGGACAGATTCATCAAAGAGGCCAGTGTTCACATCCTCTGCTGTCAGCAGCAGAGACAGAGGAGTCTGTGAATGTACACggatgtgggtgtgtgtatgagacAGAAAAAGGACAGAGAGCGCAGTGCAAGGAAAGGTGTGAAAGAATCAGAATGGCAACTTCAGCATGTCCTGAGGAAGGTGTACAAGTGTGTTACATTTTCGTGTACGTTTCAGATGTTCGTGCTGTGTCCAGTTAGGATGAAATGAGATACTTGGTTTTGCTGCTTCCCAGAAGTTGTTATAAAGATTTGCTCGGATGTGGTAAAGGCCGCACCACATTTACTAACATGCATAACTTCATATAATCACATTACTGAAAGGAGTTTCACCATTTTTTCATGCAGTGGATTTCTATTTTAATGTCCGTTGTACTGTAGTGTTACttattcttttagttttttgtcGACAGggattttgatttatttattctgtgCTTTCACCTCAGACTCGACCTTTGGGAGAATATGACTGATTCTTGTCAATCTTGTTTGTCAGCAATCCTATGAGGTTCCCATTGCCATGAAGGCTGTATTTAACTACATCGACACCTTCTCCTCCCGAATCCGGGAGATGGAGCAGCAGAAGAGAGATGGAGTGGTCTGTAAGAAGGAAGACAAGCCCAGATCTTTGGAAAACTTTCTCTCCAGGTGAGGATTTCTGTGGAAATATAGCTCATGACCAAAACACTGTGGATGTACAAACattaaagcctttttttctgACAAAGAAATCTTAAGAACTATCAGCAGGGATTTGCTGATATTCACCCATGAGTGAGATCAGTTAATAAAGCCTGTACACAAAAGATGGACAGAGCCACTGATCCACTTGTTTTGAAAGCCTTACATTTTAGCGTTATGGCGTGGTGTTTTTGGAGACACAATTCAGGTTGAGGTTGAGAAAGTTATTAGCTAACACTAGCAAGCTTGGTTAATAAGCTGCAATCATAAACTGTGGGGGGATCACACAAGAATGGATTTGTGTACAGGAATACTGCTGtgattgttttacatttttaattttgattgTTTTAGTCATAGTCTTTTGAATATTTAGTTTTAGTCATAATTTAGACATctaaaatattgtagtttcagtc containing:
- the ccdc80 gene encoding coiled-coil domain-containing protein 80 — protein: MRGFVLSLALIYLLTWTQADKQTHLKRVQLRRRLQGRLRPGYASAISVHSNKNAQNVQADEAIPLTARSGNLEGAKRAGGRLRRIGTNGQIGLSRQLTDEGTPGARARVTRMPSSAGSPNLLASFAGKNRVLVISAPHDSDGYYRLMMSLLKPDVYCELAERHVHQIVMFHQEGEMGGKVRRITTEGKVMEEPLDTALIPRLMSFLKLEKGKFGMVLLKKTLQVEERYPYPVRLEAMYEVIDRSPMRKLEKLRQKGFIQKCKGAGVEGQVEEGTLAVPDTPTIKLNSNSKTTRPTTTTTTTTTTQPTTTTTTTTTTQPTTTTMTTTTTRATTTTTKAITTTRKPNTTTTTKRPTTTTTQKTTRAPTTALWHPLPRTTADPYYYNHRERERYPPKTTPAGDNRTDKLNRDPHSRKLPITHRLPKTKPTKKKNGGDKVLTNEYEDKYEPSKPTASNPEEPETISVITPTRKGKPDKHDKKKKKNDKGAKKAERRGKPGKEGKIGGKKNGKKVSKYREKVDYPKPTKKPTPPPKGALVSFLDYFENRRRLLLITSPSEENSMYVQQRDEYLESVCEMAIRKVSIITIFGSLTNSTMKIDHYQIENDKPMKGLRQEDLVNQDLITELRKEFGMTYEEFYMVLTDTDMRVKQSYEVPIAMKAVFNYIDTFSSRIREMEQQKRDGVVCKKEDKPRSLENFLSRFRWRRRLFIISAPNDEEWAYQQQLYALNSQACNLGLRHIAILKLVGIESPDMGGVLELYPINGSATVEREGLSATLVKDMRNYFQISPEYFSMLLVGKDGNVKSWYPSPMWSMAIIYDLVDSMQLRRQEMAIQQSLGMRCPEDEYGGYGYHQHGYEHGYQDGYHQGYGY